From Bacteroidales bacterium:
ATGGATCATATGGTCTGAAATATCGTTTTTGAGCTTAAAATGAGCATTCAGACAGGGATTATTTTATAAAAAAGTCAGGTATTCTTTCAAATGACCCACCAGAGCCTCCAAATTATTTACCAAAATATCCAGAAAAGTCTCGTTAAGTGCATAGCTACAGCCTGGATTTAGTTCAACCGGGAATCCTCGCTGGGTCTTACAGACCGCTCAGATTCCTATATATTACAGTGCGTTTTTTATTTCTTGATTAATCTGATCCAGCATTTCTTTTACAGGTTGGAATAGAGGCAAGACGGAATTCTCGTCGTAATCAAAGACAACTTCATAATCAGCTTTTTGGCGCCAGTCATAAAGTTCCGATAGCAGACGTCCATATTTTTTATCAAACTTTCCGGTTTTTACAAAATGCTGTGAAAACTGACTCTTGAGGGTGGCATGCCTTTTTGTTTCAATTCCCTTTAAAACAAGAAGAGCATTGGCTGCAAAAAACAAGGTATAGTAAAGTCTATTTACAGCAGAATTCCAAAATCCATTTTCTGATAATACCTTGGCAGCTTCATAGGTTTTGTAAGCTTTCTCTATTCTATATTTTACGTATTCTGTTCTTTCTTCAGG
This genomic window contains:
- a CDS encoding HEPN domain-containing protein — its product is MTPEERTEYVKYRIEKAYKTYEAAKVLSENGFWNSAVNRLYYTLFFAANALLVLKGIETKRHATLKSQFSQHFVKTGKFDKKYGRLLSELYDWRQKADYEVVFDYDENSVLPLFQPVKEMLDQINQEIKNAL